The Lysinibacillus timonensis nucleotide sequence AGCCCTTTTTCTACTTGGTTTTCTAAAGGGACATGGTAAACAGTCCCACTGGCGAATGCTTGAATATTTGGGAAAAGTAACATAAAAGCAAAAGTAAATAAAATGATCCAATTAAATCGTTTCATTTCCACATTAACTCCTCACTCGCAACGTTATAGTACATTTACGATTTAATATGAAAAAGGTTTCAAAAATGTTCTTTCAATTTTATTTTACACGTTTTACATATGTATAATAGATTAATTTTTGTTAAAGATATATAAAAATGCAAAATACCCTAGTATTTACTAAGTAAATACTAGGGTATATCATTTTTAACATAGTGAATCAAAAAAATTGCGTGTTATGAACGTAGGGATTGACAGGAAAAAATTACCACTTACGTTTACGTGCAGCTTCTGATTTCTTTTTGCGTTTTACGCTTGGTTTTTCATAAAATTCGCGTTTTCTAACCTCTTGAATAGTACCACTTTTAGATACAGTACGTTTGAAGCGGCGAAGAGCATCTTCAAGCGATTCGTTTTTTCTAACGACAGTTTTTGACATCTCTCTTTCCCTCCCTCCGAACACACGTCAATACACTTTACGATTGATCGCTATCGTAGTTGTGTACTAAAGAATTATATCGTAACAAAAATGCCTAGTCAATAGAAAGAAGACAAATACATGTCCACTTTTTTAAAATATTTTTTTAACAATTAGGAATAAGCCATTTAGTAGTTCGAATCTGTAGATAAACCATTCATGATAGCAA carries:
- the rpsU gene encoding 30S ribosomal protein S21, which codes for MSKTVVRKNESLEDALRRFKRTVSKSGTIQEVRKREFYEKPSVKRKKKSEAARKRKW